A window from bacterium encodes these proteins:
- a CDS encoding diguanylate cyclase yields the protein MKKRDDISSIVKKIIPRNILSGRLLYFIIPIILTIIIISSTSYLLNLFVSREDERVRKELIDKAKDVVVMLNPERVRKLTFTPSDINLPEYRRLHNQLVCIAKFKEIGFGKVYTIKMKPDGFYFGPEGYEPDDPLASPPGTKYEKAPAEIEKVFIDKIPITVGPYTDEYGSFISAFVPFIDPLTQDVLMVVGIDTEVNIWKDRLSAVKKVPLIVCWALLLIVYTGTFLLWQRQRMTTAKKWKMRFVESGITLCIGLILTLLIAYNVYINEINIKTDEFFRLGRVVASHIKVNFVKVRERIYVINNFFASSEYVSKDEFERFCIALMETDNFISSIGFVSIVPADDIQKHIIKQKSSGINNYNIFQITNDNKKINVKKDVYYPIDYLVSNNNREVLSIGFDISSIPEAYNAIKETLSTGLPTSTVPIISPVFPGYGSILIFSKVASHKQEGLIVTEVRLSSAISSGMELITDNIGIDVYHLSMDNINKEHIFSVDYRRKGKTDKNNRFHISLPLFFFGKVYFLKISGENLLDTDALNNWSVILTAGLLLTLIMSLVIYYLTTKQIVLEREVFLRTEDLRRQIQFEKFVAEISSMLFKITHTDAQYRITLVLKMLGEFVDVDRAYINLLSEDSTTVSLVYEWCREGVKSQMPFFQQIPVDMFPTLKKYLWNNLIIEIPDIKDVVIDKDMTEVERNELKREGVTGMLAIPLVWENRTIGFMGFDTVNRKKEWGETCHTLLKVIAGQITALIMKLKAEDRIWYLSIHDTLTGLYNRAYLEEEMERLDTERQLPLSMIMVDLNNLKKMNDTYGHIAGDEMLKKVADILKISCRKEDIVARWGGDEFVIFLPQTDVNTVISICNRIIENCKEIYVKGEKISIAIGCSTKENIEKDLMTVLNEAEEKMYKHKAIVKGNLNR from the coding sequence ATGAAGAAAAGAGATGATATTTCTTCAATAGTAAAGAAGATAATTCCGAGAAATATACTTTCAGGACGTCTTTTATATTTTATAATACCTATAATCCTCACAATTATTATAATCAGTTCTACAAGTTATCTTTTGAATCTATTTGTTTCCAGGGAGGATGAACGTGTAAGGAAAGAACTTATAGATAAAGCGAAAGATGTGGTTGTTATGCTTAATCCTGAAAGGGTAAGAAAACTTACCTTCACTCCTTCTGATATTAACCTTCCAGAGTATAGAAGATTGCATAACCAACTGGTATGTATAGCCAAATTTAAAGAGATTGGTTTTGGTAAGGTATATACAATAAAGATGAAGCCAGATGGATTTTATTTTGGTCCTGAAGGATATGAACCTGATGACCCTCTTGCTTCTCCTCCAGGGACGAAATATGAAAAAGCACCAGCAGAGATTGAAAAAGTATTTATAGATAAAATACCTATAACAGTAGGTCCTTATACAGATGAATATGGAAGTTTTATATCTGCCTTTGTCCCTTTTATAGACCCACTTACACAGGATGTTCTTATGGTAGTAGGTATTGATACTGAAGTAAATATCTGGAAGGATAGATTATCTGCTGTTAAAAAGGTTCCACTTATTGTATGCTGGGCTTTACTTTTGATAGTTTATACAGGAACATTTCTTTTATGGCAGAGGCAGAGGATGACTACGGCGAAGAAATGGAAGATGAGGTTTGTAGAGTCAGGTATTACTTTATGTATAGGTTTAATTTTAACTCTCCTGATTGCCTATAATGTTTACATTAATGAAATAAATATTAAGACAGATGAGTTTTTCAGATTAGGAAGAGTTGTTGCATCTCATATAAAGGTAAATTTTGTAAAGGTAAGAGAAAGAATATATGTAATAAACAATTTTTTTGCTTCAAGTGAATATGTAAGTAAGGATGAGTTTGAGAGATTTTGTATTGCTTTGATGGAGACAGATAATTTTATATCTTCCATAGGATTTGTCTCCATTGTACCTGCCGATGACATTCAGAAGCATATAATAAAACAAAAATCCAGCGGTATAAATAACTATAATATTTTCCAGATAACAAATGATAATAAAAAAATAAATGTAAAAAAAGATGTGTATTATCCTATAGATTATCTTGTATCTAATAATAACAGAGAGGTATTATCTATTGGATTTGATATAAGTTCTATTCCTGAAGCATATAATGCGATTAAGGAAACTTTGTCTACCGGGCTTCCTACTTCCACTGTCCCTATTATTTCTCCTGTTTTCCCAGGGTATGGAAGTATATTGATTTTTAGCAAGGTTGCATCTCACAAACAGGAAGGACTTATTGTAACGGAAGTAAGATTAAGTTCTGCTATTTCTTCAGGTATGGAATTAATAACTGATAATATAGGAATTGATGTTTATCATCTTTCAATGGATAATATAAATAAGGAGCATATATTTTCTGTTGATTATAGACGAAAAGGGAAAACAGATAAAAATAACAGGTTCCATATTTCACTTCCTTTATTTTTCTTCGGAAAGGTATATTTTTTGAAGATTTCAGGAGAAAATCTATTAGACACAGATGCTTTAAATAATTGGTCAGTCATATTAACTGCAGGATTGTTACTGACATTGATTATGTCTCTGGTTATCTATTATTTAACCACAAAACAGATTGTTTTAGAAAGAGAAGTATTTCTCAGAACAGAGGATTTAAGGAGGCAGATACAGTTTGAAAAATTTGTAGCAGAAATATCTTCTATGTTATTTAAAATAACACATACGGACGCACAATATCGTATTACTTTAGTATTAAAGATGTTGGGGGAGTTTGTAGATGTGGATAGGGCATATATAAACTTACTATCTGAGGATAGTACTACTGTTTCATTAGTATATGAATGGTGCAGAGAAGGTGTAAAGTCACAGATGCCTTTCTTTCAACAGATTCCAGTAGATATGTTCCCCACTTTAAAAAAGTATCTATGGAATAACTTAATTATTGAAATACCGGATATAAAAGATGTAGTTATAGATAAAGATATGACTGAAGTAGAAAGAAATGAACTTAAAAGAGAAGGAGTAACTGGTATGCTGGCTATCCCACTGGTATGGGAGAATAGAACAATAGGATTTATGGGATTTGATACAGTGAACAGAAAAAAAGAGTGGGGTGAGACCTGTCATACACTTCTAAAAGTTATTGCAGGACAGATTACAGCACTTATTATGAAACTGAAAGCGGAAGATAGAATCTGGTATCTAAGCATTCATGACACGCTTACAGGTCTTTATAACCGAGCATATTTAGAAGAAGAGATGGAACGGCTGGATACCGAGAGACAGTTGCCTTTAAGTATGATAATGGTGGACCTCAATAATCTAAAAAAGATGAATGATACATATGGACATATAGCAGGTGATGAAATGTTAAAAAAGGTAGCCGATATTTTAAAAATCTCCTGTAGGAAAGAAGATATTGTTGCCCGCTGGGGAGGAGATGAATTCGTTATATTTCTACCCCAGACAGATGTAAATACAGTTATAAGTATATGTAATCGGATAATTGAAAATTGTAAAGAGATTTATGTGAAAGGAGAAAAGATATCAATAGCAATAGGTTGTTCTACTAAAGAGAACATAGAAAAAGATTTAATGACGGTGTTGAATGAAGCAGAAGAAAAGATGTATAAACATAAAGCAATTGTAAAAGGAAATCTAAATAGATAA
- the queF gene encoding preQ(1) synthase, whose product MKKIKSEYKKFEKAGLDVKLPDIECFRNQFNKYTITIIIPEYTSLCPKTGQPDFGTLTIEYEPDKLVLELKSLKTYIQSFRNLGIFYENAVNRIKQDIIKACKPNWLKIKGEFNPRGGIKSIIESTYIRKSSLKKLSI is encoded by the coding sequence ATGAAAAAGATAAAAAGTGAATATAAAAAATTTGAAAAAGCAGGACTTGATGTAAAACTCCCTGATATTGAATGTTTCAGAAACCAATTTAATAAATATACAATAACCATCATCATTCCTGAATATACCTCGCTATGTCCTAAAACAGGACAACCAGATTTTGGAACTCTTACAATTGAGTATGAACCGGATAAACTGGTATTAGAACTGAAGTCATTAAAGACATATATTCAAAGTTTCAGAAATTTAGGTATATTTTATGAGAATGCTGTAAACCGGATTAAACAGGATATTATAAAAGCATGCAAACCCAATTGGTTAAAAATTAAAGGAGAATTTAATCCACGTGGCGGTATAAAATCAATAATAGAGTCAACCTATATCAGAAAATCATCCTTGAAAAAATTATCTATTTAG
- a CDS encoding acylphosphatase, with product MKRLHIIIDGKVQGVGFRFYTKDIATKTGVTGWVKNLSNGKVEIVAEGSKEEIQTFLKKLKEGYLGRNITNIEEIEKAYTGTFSSFEITF from the coding sequence ATGAAACGACTTCATATTATAATAGATGGCAAGGTACAGGGAGTTGGGTTTAGATTCTATACGAAGGATATTGCTACAAAAACAGGTGTAACTGGATGGGTAAAAAATCTTTCTAACGGAAAGGTTGAAATAGTAGCAGAGGGTAGCAAAGAAGAAATACAAACATTTCTGAAAAAACTGAAGGAAGGATATTTAGGCAGGAATATAACAAATATAGAAGAAATAGAAAAAGCATATACAGGAACATTCAGTTCTTTTGAAATAACATTTTAA
- the groL gene encoding chaperonin GroEL (60 kDa chaperone family; promotes refolding of misfolded polypeptides especially under stressful conditions; forms two stacked rings of heptamers to form a barrel-shaped 14mer; ends can be capped by GroES; misfolded proteins enter the barrel where they are refolded when GroES binds) — protein sequence MAKQIVLGEEARRKLLEGMSIMADTLRPTLGPKGRCAVLEKKFGSPTVINDGVTIAKEIEIEDPMTNLGAQLLREVASKTNDVAGDGTTTASILALAIAKEGFKNVAAGANPVHLRRGIEKAVKAVVERLKSMSKTIKDKNEIQQVATIAAANDVEIGKIIAEAMDKVGKEGVITVEEAKGTETELKVVEGMQFDRGYLSPYFITDPERMECVLNDAYILIHDKKISAVKDILPLLEKVAQSGRPLLIIAEEVEGEALATLVVNKIRGTFSCCAVKAPGFGDRRKAMLEDIAILTGGQAIMEELGLKLENVDLSMLGKAKRIIVDKENTTIVEGAGSASKIQGRINQIRSEIEKTTSDYDREKLQERLAKLSGGVAVINVGAPTETDMKERKARVEDALSATRAAVEEGIVPGGGVALLRCQEEIDKLKISDQDEKTGAKIIKQALEVPIRQLASNSGFDGAVIAQKVKESKEDTFGFNAEKDEFEDLVKAGIVDPTKVVRTALENAASMAALLLTTESLVTEIPEKKEKTPTPPPYPEY from the coding sequence ATGGCAAAACAGATAGTTCTTGGAGAGGAAGCAAGAAGGAAGTTATTAGAAGGAATGAGTATAATGGCAGATACTTTAAGACCAACACTAGGTCCTAAAGGAAGATGTGCTGTACTGGAAAAGAAATTTGGTTCTCCAACAGTTATAAATGATGGTGTAACCATAGCAAAAGAGATAGAGATAGAAGACCCCATGACAAATTTAGGTGCACAACTACTCAGGGAAGTGGCTTCAAAAACCAACGATGTTGCAGGTGATGGAACTACAACTGCATCAATACTTGCCCTCGCTATAGCAAAAGAGGGATTTAAAAATGTTGCTGCTGGTGCAAATCCAGTACATCTAAGAAGAGGTATTGAAAAAGCAGTAAAAGCAGTGGTAGAGCGGTTAAAGTCAATGAGCAAGACCATTAAAGATAAGAATGAAATACAGCAGGTTGCAACTATTGCTGCTGCTAATGATGTTGAGATAGGTAAGATTATAGCAGAAGCAATGGATAAGGTTGGTAAAGAAGGTGTAATCACTGTAGAAGAAGCAAAAGGAACAGAGACAGAACTGAAAGTTGTAGAGGGAATGCAGTTTGACCGTGGTTATCTCTCTCCATATTTCATAACAGACCCAGAAAGAATGGAATGTGTGTTAAATGATGCTTATATTCTAATCCATGACAAGAAGATTTCAGCAGTTAAGGATATTTTACCTTTACTGGAAAAGGTTGCTCAGTCAGGAAGGCCACTCCTTATTATTGCGGAAGAAGTGGAAGGAGAAGCACTTGCAACACTGGTCGTTAATAAGATAAGAGGAACTTTCTCCTGCTGTGCTGTGAAAGCACCTGGATTTGGAGATAGAAGAAAAGCAATGTTAGAAGACATTGCTATCCTGACAGGTGGACAGGCAATAATGGAAGAACTTGGTCTAAAATTAGAAAATGTTGACTTAAGTATGCTCGGAAAAGCAAAAAGGATTATAGTGGACAAGGAAAATACAACAATAGTTGAAGGTGCTGGGTCTGCGAGTAAAATACAGGGAAGGATAAATCAGATAAGAAGCGAAATTGAAAAGACCACATCTGACTATGACAGAGAGAAATTACAGGAGCGACTTGCTAAACTGTCAGGTGGAGTTGCTGTTATTAACGTAGGTGCTCCTACCGAAACAGATATGAAAGAAAGGAAAGCAAGAGTTGAAGATGCTTTAAGTGCAACGAGAGCTGCTGTAGAAGAAGGTATAGTTCCTGGTGGTGGAGTTGCACTTCTGAGGTGTCAGGAAGAAATAGACAAACTGAAAATCAGTGATCAGGATGAAAAAACAGGGGCAAAAATAATAAAGCAGGCACTTGAAGTTCCTATCAGACAGCTCGCTTCAAACTCTGGTTTTGATGGAGCAGTAATTGCCCAGAAAGTAAAAGAGTCAAAAGAAGACACCTTCGGATTCAACGCAGAAAAAGATGAGTTTGAAGACCTGGTGAAGGCAGGGATTGTTGACCCAACAAAGGTTGTAAGAACAGCCCTTGAAAATGCAGCCAGTATGGCAGCACTTCTCCTTACTACAGAATCACTTGTAACAGAAATACCGGAGAAGAAGGAAAAAACACCTACTCCACCTCCTTACCCTGAATATTAA
- the groES gene encoding co-chaperone GroES encodes MKLRPLGDRIVVEPLEAEEKTKGGIILPDTAKEKPQEGKVVAVGKGKTDESGKLIPMEVKVGDKVLYGKYAGTEITIEGKEYMILREEDVLAVIEDK; translated from the coding sequence ATGAAGTTAAGACCGCTCGGCGACAGGATAGTAGTTGAACCACTTGAGGCAGAAGAAAAGACCAAAGGAGGTATTATTCTTCCTGACACAGCAAAAGAAAAACCACAGGAAGGAAAGGTTGTAGCGGTCGGTAAAGGAAAAACCGACGAAAGCGGGAAATTAATCCCGATGGAAGTGAAGGTCGGAGATAAAGTTCTGTATGGTAAATATGCCGGGACAGAGATAACTATTGAAGGCAAGGAATATATGATCTTGAGAGAAGAGGATGTCCTTGCTGTTATTGAAGACAAATAA
- the pyrE gene encoding orotate phosphoribosyltransferase produces MTCQKEKSLGEMKVRLLNLIKERALFLGPRKLASGKMSNCYIDGKLITCDPEGIYLVSKIILSMIENEKIDAIGGMTMGADPISAGVAVLSYIEGRPIKAFIVRTAPKDHGMGKLIEGHIQKGWSVVIVEDVVTTGGSALKAIKAVEEAGAVVKKVIAIVDRLEGAKESLAEKNIPLQSIFTKDDVDFSSLLSSK; encoded by the coding sequence ATGACCTGCCAGAAAGAAAAAAGTTTAGGAGAAATGAAGGTTCGGCTTTTAAATCTTATAAAAGAAAGAGCGCTTTTTTTAGGTCCGAGGAAACTTGCATCCGGTAAAATGAGTAATTGTTATATTGATGGAAAACTGATTACATGTGACCCTGAGGGAATCTACCTTGTGTCAAAAATTATCCTTTCAATGATAGAAAATGAAAAGATAGATGCAATAGGTGGTATGACAATGGGGGCAGACCCTATTTCAGCAGGTGTTGCTGTTTTAAGTTATATTGAAGGCAGACCTATCAAGGCATTTATAGTAAGAACTGCTCCTAAAGACCATGGGATGGGAAAACTTATAGAAGGGCATATCCAGAAGGGTTGGTCTGTAGTCATAGTTGAAGATGTTGTTACTACAGGTGGTTCTGCCTTAAAGGCAATCAAAGCAGTTGAAGAGGCAGGAGCAGTTGTTAAGAAAGTTATTGCCATAGTAGACCGTCTTGAAGGAGCAAAGGAATCACTTGCAGAGAAAAATATTCCCCTCCAATCAATCTTTACAAAAGATGATGTTGATTTCAGCAGTTTACTTTCTTCCAAATAA
- a CDS encoding class I SAM-dependent methyltransferase, with translation MITKKEFFNNLADRWDEEDIVSNEKYRRIISEADIRKGQNILDVGTGTGILIPYILEKEKEVNVYAIDFAERMIEKLRAKNFPPNVKPYVMDIRKTSFENEFFDRIIVNSCYPHFEEKPSVLREIYRILKTGGLFIISHPTGRKFINELHQRAHPIIKEDVIKNIPTLINFIEPFGFKFIKGIDEDGFFLITFTK, from the coding sequence ATGATAACTAAAAAAGAATTTTTCAATAACCTTGCGGACAGGTGGGATGAAGAGGATATTGTAAGTAATGAAAAATACAGAAGAATTATCTCTGAAGCAGATATTAGAAAAGGGCAGAATATATTAGATGTGGGGACCGGAACAGGAATTCTCATCCCTTATATCCTTGAGAAAGAAAAGGAAGTAAATGTCTATGCCATTGACTTTGCAGAAAGGATGATAGAGAAATTAAGAGCGAAAAATTTTCCTCCAAATGTAAAACCATATGTAATGGATATCAGAAAGACATCCTTTGAAAATGAATTTTTTGATAGAATTATTGTAAACTCCTGTTATCCACACTTTGAAGAAAAACCATCTGTTTTAAGGGAGATATATCGGATATTGAAGACAGGAGGACTTTTCATTATCTCTCATCCAACCGGAAGAAAATTTATAAATGAATTACATCAAAGGGCACATCCCATTATAAAAGAGGATGTTATAAAAAACATACCTACACTGATAAACTTCATTGAACCCTTTGGATTTAAATTCATAAAAGGTATTGATGAGGATGGATTTTTCTTAATAACATTCACAAAATAA
- a CDS encoding metal ABC transporter permease, with translation MELIGFTFFQRALISAFLAGIACGIVGVWIVTMRISFIGVAISHSAFAGALLGLVLGKPVIPFAFSFSFLACAVLGPLSDKGQLHPDTSIGIIFSSTLGLAFLFMGILPEAKSQALNLLWGSILTVNSKDICLLVITVVILIILTSLFFKEIQSVIFNRELAKASGIPATIFFYILLFLTGMTISTTLKSVGGLLVFALVVNPSASAYQITYSLKKMYILSSIFGILSGWGGLFLSTRFNIPAGASIVIISTFIFIISVLLSPKRIRNDN, from the coding sequence ATGGAATTGATAGGATTTACATTCTTTCAGAGGGCCCTTATCTCGGCATTCCTTGCAGGTATTGCCTGTGGTATAGTAGGTGTTTGGATAGTAACGATGAGAATTTCTTTTATAGGGGTTGCCATCTCACACTCTGCTTTTGCTGGGGCACTTTTAGGACTTGTTTTAGGTAAACCAGTCATTCCTTTCGCATTTTCTTTCAGTTTCCTCGCGTGTGCTGTTCTTGGACCTCTTTCTGATAAAGGGCAATTACATCCTGATACCTCCATAGGGATAATATTTTCTTCAACATTAGGACTTGCTTTCCTATTTATGGGAATTTTACCCGAAGCAAAAAGTCAGGCACTAAATCTTTTATGGGGAAGTATTCTTACTGTAAATTCAAAAGATATCTGTCTTCTTGTTATTACAGTTGTAATACTCATAATCCTCACTTCTCTTTTTTTCAAGGAAATCCAGTCAGTTATATTTAACAGAGAACTGGCAAAGGCAAGTGGAATACCTGCTACTATATTCTTTTATATACTATTATTTCTTACAGGGATGACAATAAGTACAACACTTAAATCAGTTGGAGGACTTCTTGTATTTGCACTTGTAGTAAACCCTTCTGCTTCCGCCTACCAGATAACATATTCTTTGAAAAAGATGTATATCCTTTCTTCAATTTTTGGAATTTTATCTGGATGGGGCGGACTTTTTCTTTCAACACGTTTTAATATTCCAGCAGGGGCATCTATAGTGATTATATCAACATTTATATTTATAATATCTGTTCTACTTTCTCCAAAAAGGATAAGAAATGATAACTAA
- a CDS encoding ATP-binding cassette domain-containing protein yields MRKIKLDNISVGYLTETVIRDLSLEIEEGEFVGIFGPNGAGKTTLLCAINGLARIKKGKVYINNTEFNIFNENRFRRIIGYVPQHFDIDLKIPVLAEEVVFMGCYGKIGLLKYPEKKEKKLADEIADLLEINYLLKKPFGQLSGGEKKRVLIARSLMKEPEILLLDEIFAWLDVKMMEKVVDIISMIHKERKLTTFFVSHDIEMIEKLCSRVIWMEEGKVIFDGGREGFLKNIKTKKWN; encoded by the coding sequence ATGAGAAAAATAAAATTAGATAATATATCAGTGGGATATTTAACAGAAACAGTAATTAGAGACCTATCTCTTGAAATAGAAGAGGGTGAATTTGTTGGTATATTTGGACCTAATGGTGCGGGAAAAACAACACTCCTTTGTGCTATAAATGGACTTGCCAGAATAAAGAAAGGGAAGGTTTATATAAACAATACAGAGTTTAATATCTTTAATGAAAACAGATTTAGAAGAATTATTGGTTATGTTCCTCAACACTTTGATATTGACCTTAAAATCCCTGTACTTGCAGAAGAGGTTGTATTTATGGGATGTTATGGAAAGATTGGACTTTTAAAATACCCTGAAAAAAAAGAAAAAAAACTCGCAGATGAGATAGCAGACCTGCTTGAGATAAACTATCTACTCAAAAAGCCATTCGGACAACTTTCAGGAGGAGAGAAAAAAAGAGTTCTTATAGCAAGGTCTCTTATGAAAGAACCAGAGATTCTTCTTCTTGACGAGATATTTGCATGGCTGGATGTGAAGATGATGGAAAAAGTAGTTGACATAATCAGCATGATTCATAAGGAAAGAAAACTTACAACATTTTTTGTATCCCACGATATAGAAATGATAGAAAAACTCTGTTCAAGGGTAATATGGATGGAAGAAGGAAAAGTGATTTTTGATGGTGGAAGAGAAGGATTTTTGAAAAATATAAAAACAAAAAAATGGAATTGA
- a CDS encoding metal ABC transporter substrate-binding protein — protein MKIRRCFLTYILLLLLYISNLFAQEIITTTSVLSSAVKEIVKGKLKVENLVPSGYCPGHSDIKVKHLAEIEKSGLLFAHGFEPYLDQIKNSIKKEGFSPIIIKTEGTCFSLENQKKIYNELTKILSEKFPQYKDFFETNSKKTLLEIEETDKKIKNIIKKKQVAGISVICNGYIKNMLEYLGLEVIATYGRKEDLSPSQIKKLIEIGRKEKVSLVIDNLQAGPDTGKGIAEELRIPHITISNFPEALPDTPTLRDTLYVNTQRIIEAYEKNKIR, from the coding sequence ATGAAGATAAGAAGATGTTTTTTAACATATATACTCCTTCTTTTATTATATATAAGTAATTTGTTTGCCCAGGAGATTATTACAACTACAAGTGTTCTTTCTTCTGCTGTAAAAGAGATTGTAAAGGGTAAATTAAAAGTGGAAAATCTTGTCCCATCCGGATATTGCCCTGGACACTCTGATATAAAGGTTAAACACCTTGCAGAGATAGAAAAAAGTGGACTCCTTTTTGCACATGGATTTGAACCATATCTTGACCAGATAAAAAACTCAATTAAAAAAGAAGGTTTCTCTCCTATTATTATAAAAACAGAGGGAACCTGCTTCTCTCTGGAAAACCAAAAAAAGATATATAATGAACTTACAAAAATTCTATCTGAGAAATTTCCACAGTACAAGGATTTTTTTGAAACCAATTCTAAAAAAACTCTTTTAGAGATAGAAGAAACAGATAAAAAGATAAAAAATATAATAAAGAAGAAGCAGGTTGCAGGCATATCCGTCATATGCAACGGATATATTAAAAATATGCTTGAATACCTCGGATTAGAGGTCATAGCAACATATGGCAGAAAAGAAGACCTTTCTCCTTCACAGATAAAAAAACTTATAGAAATTGGTAGAAAAGAAAAAGTATCTCTCGTAATTGACAACCTGCAGGCAGGTCCTGATACAGGGAAGGGAATAGCAGAGGAACTAAGAATACCCCATATTACAATATCAAACTTTCCTGAAGCACTTCCTGATACCCCGACTCTTAGAGACACATTATATGTAAATACTCAAAGGATAATAGAGGCATATGAGAAAAATAAAATTAGATAA